Proteins from a genomic interval of Osmia bicornis bicornis chromosome 13, iOsmBic2.1, whole genome shotgun sequence:
- the LOC114875032 gene encoding PHD finger protein rhinoceros-like: MAQRGKRINRNDNDLASCPGAIKRRKCRLGPATGSSSLAATMGPSEEEETMASSSQGGASWTPRPLSDIKISSIYNRSSAEAPAELFRKDLISAMKLPDSEPLSPNEYWVITDQWKQEWERGVQVPVNPDSLPEPTVTITQATPVKQHSEFKLPKKFVRISRDDYFNPEDHHLSTTPARAEKACAYDLDDTDIAWLDVLNGERAQAGQLPITESQLERVIEELEVRCWERIQTIVKNEEGLGIEYDENVICDVCRSPDSEEGNEMVFCDCCNICVHQACYGITSIPDGSWLCRTCSLSQRPDCVLCPNKGGAMKCTRSGQKWAHVSCALWIPEVSIGCVERMEPITKISSIPQSRWALICVLCRERVGACIQCSIKTCKTAYHVTCAFKYGLEMKAIIEDEMADDGVKLRSYCQKHSRTNTKDKVQGTGGSIGSGADKAGSDSEDAESRRRKRKDMTSEEKNQARAAKLQEIEAEFDKHVSLKDIASQQLDVDPESIVYIYNYWKLKRRAGHNKPLLAPRCGELSGSGSRNQGQAADLEKMRTFVQLRQDLERVRNLCYMVGRREKLCRSFLRLREQTFHKQALVMSGPPLPPAAAAAVMEANHGPSIYDRLYSHPDSEDHTHDFDTIVARIAGIDSPTSDERKSQQQQQQQQQQQQQDFNGASSKKLYFNGSVRRKNLYGSDLSSVSSSETDAVKAKTPDKSKNLKLETDSSTEEETTSVPSKKLSRRKAKKTVRSTDKLHSTLKENSENEKLVNSRSHTLEHMEKELGSASGSESDELLTLNAGATKHLVASAIYSDTDSDSQEHTSHSAVLITKAAVKEFSAANLSKNSQKAFGKDSRHSESTYHNTGMKNKENQSKVSTKKKEYIPSALIVPQRQAAKKASEIMQRTQQNKKENPVPDSNPEIVKSPVEEISKCSSSKQSKDKSPPKKQRENKPSKEIKNNDVYDFDKEFGDGSEILAYVPQRQAAKKAAEHIKSGMGSKPTQQVEPETLDGRSKKESPESGKKKELRKDDPSRKEELSSRKEETSSSSSSSSSSSSSSSSSSSSSSSSSLSSRKEEASRKEELSSKKDDSSSRKEEILSKDNRSRRPRKPSERKSSVLSSNSDSSSSSNSCSSSTESSSDSENPGRRKLSDEFMDGSSSSSSSESDTGNRAKSKTVTSTPTAANKRQQASKTSPERQEAERKTVTGRKLKKLPEKKLKTSDGRRGPEFQPPTEREESRRISKEQSQQQQQSQQQEASVKKQDQRDNKKQPATGTEADEDLLVGPGDHDGSRSISGSRPAKKSGQAAKQQPVPRKEEKKNKSEGRKRKPNESVAKDEKSGKEAIKKPEKRLNDKLSVKESEKRDEVETKDEQTVVDQAKVSESVESCSKMEEKKVKKFSDKNAINILEEEMKQRRAERDSPKKSLRGLDKLLEKREHHDKMSRSKNSEVKLEKTVCEEEKEEKQPLNESKHMKDAVKSEDHKNHVNESDVAVEKTKSEEHTEELIKKDVVDVPQIEKSIIGKKKCERNLENAVEPQNIELQNVPVEETVPKENNEEENVRSVSERVENLEKEHQKKRKSGNRSIFSPQHGKDASVSELFDFDQDMLTEEMVNEDGFGISRDVEERGVPLSFSFNNELWFKEDSKEDSARETLHLVEKLRMELSKKSNSSQFELEAVPVDGEIKKEEPPIEKIFEQQPQQPQQQLQVQHQPQHEQQQEKEVKILESIEPVMNVKNSVEIPEEEIIPNEAHPSSCKNTMEEKRKTCYSSGNDRYAAYEEDRGANKVSLVERAKLDRAETDERWVPPSINSFEPSDVQHLNALMETQNHRYGNHQFPNESIQETEALTRTHLNAPSIQEQYLLQQSHSILHSQQEAHERTMLNQQISEENPMEMVNRHLIGLPASEDDQAAEMMDRVLEKEEDVVRQQEYDHNSPYNDLNGRPDTRWAESQVLPSRRSTSSSITSASSAEDHSIPPYKSVAGIPFPPCSMEASYIADSSYGTGPVSLFPPQSCAAPLPYPSPGPALFPPAFGAAFPAAQSLLSHVKPLGDSLNLQASPCTAAFTSCSHNMALTAAMVSPTKIATPPPPPPPPPPQVTAPPAETIERTQQQLETQVTESPTLPMNFLNTVAPESHVADTVVESLQEVLPDGKNHSGKKSPSKPTRTSARVTSLQGKSPGKSPRQEAQKSVPGARGRGRGAKNSSQHSGYRGRGRGRGRGRGRSGQNAGLTLVSGVGVSQHDDSIQNKLVGTVYDFDSDEDSTSEANIADLRTMRERKKSTDAAAAGIERRDSAVMASGESIQSRLSSPGGTRKYLDDRRLSCSPGHDDSTVVESQSNVGQSFDTVLPVIPGPVDMRTYNSTLDASSSSTLHGQTYENHFLGSFVGVSVSDPALPDIEEDLEKELRSALIGKQSQEDCSKPNFDASIDASSSGFVEANKVSLTDSRNQLKVKIKGPFLDANYVPASSVPPLAQQAPVIIAPAATSASVASGTSNLRRMRKKELLRQYCSQDMNMDEPGCGNLTTSAPIIVPQINRTVITIPKAVASMTTIPTREDYKAVVDANMEKKRRKERPAGFLDANEEEGGVERRRGSAANGAGSSGNAAVGNADRRRGRQSSGGRSTTTTTTTTTTNSGPPKLKIKIGNSIIGGQESGQDDRTRIRPPKKRLSSIPSSTPSIEELRRESMKFRRMIMAGFDNDEKLRAKSKKDKNGKRKKRQSNRKEARVRILEGGAAPPKLIITLGKGNDSPDELPIMLSDEEEEEEEERHPTDSRVGPPPPEPAKDEPVYPAVAANIEEKQPTDPDTGGSAPRNVRSAKVTPIRLKLTRCQEGYELKGSPIHGEESALITEKPRCSDVSNEETRDPPVKSQEEESSREEEEEEEEENNSSVQRDSSACPAATSIPQGCQVR, translated from the exons ATGGCACAGCGAGGCAAACGAATAAATAGAAACGACAATGATTTGGCGTCTTGCCCAGGCGCAATCAAAAGGCGCAAATGTAGGCTGGGTCCAGCGACGGGTTCGTCGTCGCTGGCAGCTACCATGGGCCCCTCAGAAGAGGAGGAGACGATGGCGTCGTCCAGTCAAGGAGGGGCATCCTGGACCCCCAGACCTCTTAGTGACATCAAAATCTCTAGTATATACAATCGCTCCTCTGCCGAGGCTCCTGCAGAGTTATTTCGTAAGGATTTGATCAGCGCAATGAAATTACCTGACAGTGAACCATTAAGTCCTAACGAATATTGGGTTATTACTGATCAATGGAAGCAAGAATGGGAGAGAGGTGTTCAAGTACCTGTTAACCCAGACTCCCTTCCTGAACCAACAGTCACTATCACTCAAGCAACACCTGTAAAGCAGCACAGTGAATTTAAACT ACCTAAAAAATTCGTAAGGATATCTCGTGATGATTATTTCAACCCGGAAGATCATCATTTAAGCACAACACCTGCACGAGCAGAAAAAGCTTGTGCCTATGATCTTGATGATACTGATATTGCTTGGTTGGATGTGTTAAATGGTGAACGTGCGCAG gCTGGTCAGTTACCTATCACAGAATCACAATTAGAACGTGTGATAGAGGAATTAGAAGTTCGTTGTTGGGAAAGAATACAAACCATCGTAAAGAATGAGGAAGGTCTTGGTATTGAATATGACGAGAACGTAATCTGTGATGTTTGTAGATCT CCTGACTCTGAGGAAGGAAATGAAATGGTATTTTGTGACTGCTGCAACATATGTGTGCATCAAGCATGTTATGGAATTACTTCAATACCAGATGGTTCATGGTTATGCAGAACTTGTTCTCTAAGTCAACGACCAGATTGTGTTCTTTGTCCTAATAAAGGTGGTGCTATGAAGTGTACTCGTAGTGGCCAAAAATGGGCTCATGTTTCTTGTGCTTTATGGATCCCAGAAGTCAGCATTGGCTGTGTTGAAAGAATGGAACCTATTACTAAGATATCCAGTATTCCG CAAAGTCGATGGGCTCTAATATGTGTATTATGTCGAGAAAGGGTTGGTGCTTGCATCCAGTGTAGCATAAAGACGTGTAAAACAGCTTATCACGTAACGTGTGCCTTCAAATATGGCTTGGAAATGAAGGCAATCATTGAGGATGAAATGGCTGACGATGGAGTAAAATTAAGG TCTTACTGCCAGAAACATAGTAGAACAAATACAAAAGATAAAGTTCAGGGCACTGGAGGCAGTATAGGAAGTGGAGCTGATAAAGCAGGATCAGATTCTGAAGATGCTGAATCTAGGAGACGTAAGAGAAAGGATATGACTTCTGAAGAGAAAAATCAAGCACGTGCTGCAAA ATTACAAGAAATTGAAGCAGAATTCGACAAACACGTGAGTTTGAAGGATATTGCTTCACAGCAATTGGATGTAGACCCTGAAAGCATTGTTTACATATACAACTATTGGAAGCTCAAAAGAAGG GCTGGCCATAACAAACCTTTATTGGCACCTCGTTGTGGAGAACTTTCTGGTAGTGGATCACGCAATCAGGGCCAAGCAGCCGATCTGGAGAAGATGAGAACGTTCGTTCAACTCCGCCAAGACTTGGAAAGAGTCAGAAACCTGTGCTATATGGTTGGCAGAAGAGAAAAACTCTGTCGATCCTTCCTCAGACTGCGAGAACAGACTTTTCACAAGCAAGCTTTAGTAATGTCCGGGCCACCTCTACCACCTGCAGCAGCCGCAGCCGTAATGGAAGCGAACCATGGACCTTCGATTTACGACCGGCTCTACTCGCATCCCGATTCAGAGGATCACACTCACGACTTCGACACGATAGTCGCCAGGATCGCTGGCATAGACTCTCCGACTAGTGACGAGAGGAAAtcgcagcaacaacaacagcagcaacagcaacaacaacaacaggaCTTCAATGGTGCCTCtagtaaaaaattatatttcaacgGCTCCGTCCGGAGAAAGAACCTATACGGCAGTGATTTATCGTCTGTCAGTAGTAGTGAAACGGATGCGGTTAAAGCGAAAACACCCGACAAGTCGAAGAATCTGAAACTCGAAACTGATTCGAGTACCGAGGAAGAGACCACCAGTGTTCCGTCGAAAAAATTATCGCGTAGAAAAGCGAAAAAGACTGTTCGTTCAACGGATAAGTTACATTCGACGCTTAAAGAAAACAGTGAGAACGAAAAACTTGTGAATAGTAGATCACATACGCTCGAACATATGGAAAAAGAATTAGGAAGTGCTTCTGGTAGTGAAAGCGACGAATTGTTAACGTTAAACGCTGGAGCGACGAAGCATCTCGTCGCTTCGGCTATTTACTCGGACACAGATTCGGATTCTCAAGAACACACGTCTCATTCagcagtgttaataacaaaagCGGCTGTTAAAGAATTCTCCGCGGCGAATCTATCGAAAAATTCTCAGAAAGCTTTCGGCAAAGACTCCAGGCATTCGGAATCCACGTACCACAATACTGGAATGAAGAATAAAGAGAATCAAAGTAAAGTTAGTactaaaaagaaagaatacatACCATCCGCGTTAATCGTACCACAAAGGCAAGCAGCGAAGAAGGCTTCGGAAATCATGCAGCGCACacaacaaaataaaaaagaaaatccagTGCCTGATTCTAATCCGGAAATAGTTAAATCTCCAGTTGAGGAGATTTCGAAGTGCTCCTCTTCGAAGCAATCAAAAGACAAAAGTCCTCCTAAGAAGCAAAGGGAAAACAAACCGTCTAAAGAGATTAAGAATAACGACGTCTACGATTTTGATAAAGAATTCGGAGACGGATCAGAAATTTTAGCATACGTGCCGCAAAGACAAGCTGCGAAGAAAGCTGCCGAGCATATAAAAAGTGGTATGGGCAGTAAGCCTACCCAGCAAGTCGAACCAGAAACCCTGGATGGTAGATCAAAGAAAGAATCCCCGGAGAGtggtaaaaagaaagaactTCGAAAGGATGATCCATCTAGAAAGGAAGAACTTTCttcgaggaaagaagaaacatcctcatcgtcgtcgtcgtcatcctcttcttcttcgtcttcttcatcctcttcctcttcgtcgTCTTCTTCCTCGTTGTCCTCTAGAAAGGAGGAAGCTTCTAGGAAAGAAGAATTATCCTCGAAAAAGGACGATTCTTCTTCGAGGAAGGAAGAGATCCTTTCCAAGGACAATCGTTCGAGAAGGCCTAGGAAACCTAGCGAACGAAAATCCTCGGTACTTTCGAGTAACAGTGATAGTAGCAGCAGTAGCAATAGTTGCAGTAGTTCCACAGAGAGTAGTAGCGACTCCGAGAATCCAGGTCGTAGAAAACTTTCGGACGAGTTCATGGACGGTTCCTCTTCTAGTTCTTCTTCCGAGAGCGACACAGGTAACAGGGCGAAGAGTAAAACGGTCACGAGTACGCCGACCGCAGCGAACAAAAGACAGCAAGCCAGTAAAACGTCGCCGGAACGACAAGAGGCTGAGAGGAAGACGGTTACAGGGCGGAAACTCAAGAAGCTGCCCGAGAAGAAGCTTAAAACTTCCGACGGGCGGCGGGGACCAGAGTTTCAGCCGCCTACTGAGAGAGAGGAATCTCGTCGAATCTCCAAGGAACAGtcgcagcaacaacaacaatctCAGCAACAAGAAGCAAGCGTCAAAAAGCAAGATCAAAGAGATAACAAAAAGCAACCAGCAACAGGAACGGAGGCTGATGAGGATCTGCTCGTTGGGCCTGGAGATCATGATGGGTCAAGAAGTATTTCTGGGTCCAGACCTGCCAAAAAATCGGGTCAAGCTGCTAAACAGCAACCCGTGCCgagaaaggaagagaagaaaaataagtCCGAAGGCAGAAAGCGAAAACCGAACGAATCCGTTGCGAAGGATGAGAAGAGCGGGAAGGAGGCGATTAAAAAACCGGAAAAGCGGCTGAACGACAAGCTGTCTGTGAAGGAGAGCGAGAAGAGAGACGAGGTGGAGACTAAGGACGAACAGACGGTCGTGGATCAAGCGAAGGTTAGTGAATCTGTAGAAAGTTGTTCGAAAATGGAAGAGAAGAAAGTCAAAAAGTTCAGTGACAAGAATGCGATCAATATCTTGGAAGAAGAGATGAAACAACGCAGAGCAGAAAGGGATAGCCCTAAAAAATCATTGAGAGGTTTGGACAAGCTTTTGGAGAAACGCGAACACCACGATAAGATGTCTAGAAGTAAAAATTCCGAGGTGAAGCTTGAGAAGACCGTTTGCGAGGaggagaaggaagaaaagcAGCCATTGAATGAAAGTAAACACATGAAGGACGCTGTGAAAAGCGAGGATCATAAAAATCACGTTAACGAAAGTGATGTTGCTGTGGAGAAAACGAAATCGGAAGAACATACGGAGGAGCTAATAAAGAAGGATGTAGTTGATGTACCACAGATAGAGAAATCTATCATTGGGAAGAAGAAATGCGAGAGGAATCTGGAGAACGCGGTTGAACCACAGAATATTGAATTGCAGAATGTACCTGTTGAAGAGACTGTTCCAAAAGAGAATAACGAAGAGGAGAATGTTAGATCTGTTTCAGAGAGGGTTGAAAATCTGGAGAAGGAACATCAAAAGAAACGGAAATCCGGCAACCGATCCATATTCTCCCCGCAGCATGGTAAAGATGCGAGTGTTTCAGAATTGTTTGATTTTGATCAGGATATGTTAACAGAAGAGATGGTGAACGAGGACGGTTTCGGTATATCCAGGGACGTTGAAGAGCGTGGTGTACCATTAAGTTTCTCCTTCAACAACGAGCTGTGGTTCAAGGAAGATTCGAAGGAAGACAGCGCTCGTGAAACCCTCCATCTAGTGGAGAAATTGCGTATGGAACTTTCGAAGAAATCAAATTCTAGTCAGTTTGAATTAGAGGCAGTACCTGTAGACGGCGAAATCAAAAAAGAGGAACCACCGATTGAGAAGATTTTCGAACAACAACCACAACAGCCACAGCAACAATTACAAGTACAGCATCAACCGCAGCATGAACAGCAACAGGAAAAGGAGGTGAAGATTCTGGAGTCTATAGAACCAGTTATGAACGTGAAGAACAGTGTTGAGATTccagaagaagaaataatccCTAACGAAGCACATCCCAGTAGCTGTAAGAACACGATGGAAGAGAAACGAAAGACGTGTTACTCTAGTGGTAACGATAGATACGCGGCCTACGAAGAGGATCGCGGTGCGAATAAAGTGAGCCTGGTGGAACGAGCGAAGCTCGATAGAGCGGAGACCGACGAGAGATGGGTACCACCGAGCATAAACAGTTTCGAACCCAGCGACGTGCAACACCTAAATGCTTTAATGGAGACGCAGAATCACCGATACGGCAACCACCAGTTCCCCAATGAATCCATTCAAGAAACCGAAGCGCTTACGCGTACTCATTTGAACGCGCCAAGTATACAGGAACAATATCTTCTACAGCAATCGCACTCGATCCTTCATAGTCAACAGGAAGCTCATGAAAGAACGATGCTTAATCAACAGATATCCGAAGAGAACCCTATGGAGATGGTGAACAGGCATTTGATTGGATTGCCAGCATCGGAGGACGACCAGGCTGCTGAAATGATGGACAGAGTACTCGAGAAAGAGGAAGACGTCGTCAGGCAGCAGGAGTACGATCATAATTCACCTTACAATGATTTGAATGGCCGTCCGGATACCCGATGGGCAGAGAGTCAAGTGTTACCGTCTCGAAGGTCAACATCTTCTTCGATCACTTCCGCATCATCCGCGGAGGATCATTCCATTCCACCGTACAAAAGCGTAGCGGGCATTCCTTTTCCACCGTGCTCGATGGAAGCATCGTATATAGCGGACTCGAGCTACGGTACCGGGCCGGTAAGTCTGTTTCCGCCGCAGTCGTGCGCGGCGCCGTTACCGTATCCCTCACCCGGGCCAGCCCTTTTTCCACCGGCATTCGGGGCAGCTTTTCCAGCAGCACAGTCGTTGTTGTCGCACGTGAAACCACTGGGGGACTCGTTGAATCTACAGGCTTCACCATGTACCGCAGCGTTCACGTCTTGCTCGCACAACATGGCGCTCACCGCAGCCATGGTCTCGCCTACCAAAATAGCCacaccaccaccgccaccaccTCCACCACCACCACAAGTTACCGCTCCACCCGCAGAAACCATCGAGAGGACACAGCAACAATTGGAAACTCAGGTCACCGAATCACCTACCTTGCCTATGAATTTCTTGAACACCGTAGCGCCAGAGAGCCACGTTGCCGATACCGTCGTCGAGAGCCTGCAGGAAGTTCTGCCCGACGGCAAGAACCATTCCGGAAAGAAGTCGCCTTCGAAGCCTACCAGGACATCAGCCCGGGTTACGTCCCTACAAGGAAAGTCTCCAGGGAAGTCTCCGAGGCAGGAGGCTCAGAAGAGCGTTCCTGGGGCACGAGGACGAGGCAGAGGGGCTAAGAATTCATCCCAACACTCGGGTTACagaggacgaggacgaggcCGAGGCAGGGGACGAGGTAGAAGCGGTCAGAACGCGGGACTAACACTGGTCTCCGGTGTGGGTGTTAGTCAGCACGATGACTCCATTCAAAACAAACTAGTCGGTACAGTGTATGACTTTGACTCCGATGAAGATTCCACCAGTGAGGCGAACATCGCCGACTTACGTACTATGAGAGAGCGGAAGAAGTCGACGGACGCCGCGGCAGCGGGTATCGAGAGGAGAGATTCTGCTGTTATGGCTTCCGGAGAAAGTATTCAATCCAGACTATCCAGTCCTGGAGGCACTAGGAAGTACCTGGATGACAGGAGACTCTCTTGTTCACCGGGTCACGATGACTCCACCGTCGTCGAGAGCCAGTCAAACGTTGGACAGAGCTTCGATACCGTCCTACCGGTCATTCCTGGTCCCGTCGACATGAGAACGTACAACTCTACCCTCGACGCTTCAAGTTCTTCCACGCTACACGGTCAGACGTACGAGAATCACTTCCTGGGATCCTTCGTGGGTGTCTCGGTGAGCGACCCTGCTCTTCCGGATATCGAGGAGGACCTCGAGAAGGAGTTAAGATCCGCGCTGATAGGCAAACAGAGTCAAGAAGACTGTTCGAAGCCGAACTTCGACGCGAGCATCGACGCGTCGTCGTCCGGTTTCGTAGAGGCCAACAAGGTCTCCTTGACGGATTCTAGAAATCAATTGAAGGTGAAGATCAAAGGTCCGTTCCTCGATGCAAACTATGTTCCTGCCTCGTCGGTACCACCGCTCGCTCAACAAGCACCCGTGATAATCGCTCCGGCTGCGACCAGTGCTTCCGTCGCTTCCGGCACCTCGAACCTCAGGCGGATGCGGAAAAAGGAGCTACTCAGACAGTATTGTTCTCAGGATATGAACATGGACGAGCCAGGCTGCGGGAATCTCACGACGTCCGCGCCGATCATCGTGCCACAGATCAATCGCACAGTCATAACCATACCTAAAGCCGTCGCTTCCATGACCACTATACCTACCAGGGAGGACTACAAAGCGGTCGTCGATGCGAACATggagaagaagaggagaaaagaaagacCCGCCGGCTTCTTGGACGCCAACGAGGAAGAGGGAGGTGTCGAAAGGAGACGGGGCAGTGCCGCGAACGGTGCTGGTTCCAGCGGTAACGCTGCCGTTGGAAACGCGGACCGTCGGAGAGGAAGGCAGAGCAGTGGTGGCAGGTCAACGACAACGACCACCACGACCACTACCACCAACAGTGGTCCTCCAAAACTGAAAATCAAAATCGGCAATAGCATAATCGGTGGTCAGGAGAGCGGCCAGGACGACAGGACTAGGATTAGACCGCCTAAGAAACGACTGAGCAGCATTCCTAGCAGCACGCCCAGCATCGAGGAGCTGCGCAGAGAGAGCATGAAGTTCAGACGCATGATCATGGCCGGTTTCGACAACGACGAGAAACTCCGAGCTAAAAGTAAGAAGGATAAAAATGGAAAGCGAAAGAAACGGCAGTCGAATAGAAAGGAGGCCAGGGTACGTATCCTCGAAGGTGGTGCTGCCCCACCGAAATTGATCATAACGCTGGGCAAAGGCAATGACTCTCCGGACGAATTACCGATCATGCTCTCGgacgaagaggaggaggaggaagaggaacgACATCCGACTGACAGTAGAGTAGGTCCTCCACCTCCGGAACCGGCAAAGGACGAGCCTGTCTACCCGGCAGTCGCTGCCAACATAGAAGAGAAACAGCCTACCGACCCGGACACTGGCGGCAGTGCGCCTAGGAACGTTCGTTCGGCCAAGGTCACGCCGATCAGGTTAAAATTGACGCGTTGTCAGGAGGGCTACGAGCTGAAGGGCTCGCCGATCCATGGCGAGGAGTCCGCTTTAATTACGGAGAAACCGCGATGTTCCGATGTTTCGAACGAGGAGACGAGAGATCCACCGGTGAAAAGCCAAGAGGAAGAATCCTCTagggaagaggaagaggaggaagaggaggagaacAATAGTTCCGTGCAAAGAGACTCCTCCGCGTGTCCTGCCGCGACAAGTATACCACAAGGATGCCAAGTTAGGTGA